In Treponema sp. OMZ 798, the following proteins share a genomic window:
- a CDS encoding DNA-directed RNA polymerase subunit omega: protein MIFPLEELIEFDDNIYEITCASTRRAYQLAKIQDPNVEKSGDKVVSAGAKQIFTGEVNYQVERHPEFN from the coding sequence ATGATATTTCCATTAGAAGAACTCATCGAGTTTGATGACAATATTTACGAGATTACATGCGCATCGACAAGAAGGGCCTATCAACTGGCTAAAATTCAAGATCCCAATGTCGAAAAAAGCGGAGACAAGGTTGTTTCAGCCGGAGCAAAGCAGATTTTTACCGGCGAGGTAAATTATCAGGTAGAACGGCACCCGGAATTCAACTAA